The genomic interval CGTTTAATCTTAAACTTTAATCTCTTTATATCTTGAAATTAAGCTCTGACTAATTCCATTTATGCTTTTGGAATTTTAGTTTAGTAGGGGGGAGTTAAATATGGGACAATCctgtattttacgggatgggtgaCAACCCTATTGGGTACTTACCATAAATACAGCACAAGTTTTGCAATCATGGTGtgaaacttggaaaaaaaaagacaaccaaACCATCAGCAAACACATAAACAAGAGTCAACAGTGAACATGAATCTCAGGAGTTTCATTTTTTGGTTCCAAATTTGGGAAAAATGTTACCTTGTGAACAAATTGCACTGGTTATTTTTCCCAATAAATCATCTAGAAATTTTCCTGCATCTTTTGAGTGTTCAAAGAGTGCATTCatatatttgttgtgctgtgtccaTTCTgaaaaaagtaagatattttaaTTAGACATTAATTGTTACATCTACGTATTTCTTTTTCAAATGTAAACCAAAATGTGCATGGAGCGGTTGAGTTATTCTGTGGTCAGACGTTGTGTTTTTAATGGAAGTTTTATGCCGGCATTATTGTATTTAGTGGATAATATCATCAATGTCTAGAATATATCCACATATTCAGCATTCtgttttcatgataattaataaagTACATGAGCATGACGCTACTAGTGGAGGGTTCACAAAAAATGTTGCAATATACGAGGGTTGTGTACTGTGTTCACCAAACAGAATATGCCAGGTACATTCTAACGTGATCTTGTGAGCATTCATATTCTTGTTGTTCTAGCATGCATACATTTGTTAACGTTTGCATTGACACTGAAACGTACAATTCTGATGCATTTACAGCAATGTAAAGCATTTTACGTATGAAAAACTTTAGAGACATTGGAACAACTTTAGATTTGTAATTAATCGATTgattttactttattaataatCTAAGAGATTAATTAAATGCTCAATGCCATCGCATCCATTTGAAGCAGTTGACAAATTCacttaatttgacattataaagGTTTCATAATGTTCTGCATGACTTCTGACACCGTATTCAACTCGTTTCAAAGGATTGTGTTATTTTAACCAGGACTAAACTGTAAAATGTTGCAATGAATGAAAACTAtgcaaacatttaatcataatttaatcatttaattttgtttgaaTATGCTGCATGCTGCAGctaaaaactactttaaaataCATTCCAAAAGCACCATGAAACAATTATAAACATAATCCATTCTATTTGTGTGCTTTAATGCAAGTCTTCAGAAGGAATAGACCCAAATTTAAGTAGCGGCCATAACAAATTCTGCACATATTTAAACATTCATAAATTACTTTCAAGAGGTGTTGCAGCACAAATTTTACATCAGTGATTgcaaatgctcattggctctcggGTATCTCGTGACAGATTGCGACATGCTATATTCCGGGTGatgtatttgtttgaatgagattTTCCTCAATCAAcaatttttatttctctctcaaCCTCACATGTAGCTATTGTATGCAGTCAGGGAGCACACACTGAATGCATCATGTCGTTTAGACTActtttgtattttgaattttttggaaTAAATTTTTGCTGGTAAATTTATCTGCCAgttacatacatatacactggaggccaaaagtttggaataatgtacagattttgctgtttcgaaaggaaattggtagtttaattcaccaaagttgcattcagctgatcacaaagtatagtcaggacattactgatgtaaaaaaaaaaaaaagcaccatcaccaaaatcatttttaatcaaacctagacaggccccattaccAGCAGacattactccaacaccttatccttgagtaatcgtgttaaattgatcatttggtactagaaaatcacttgccattatatcaaacacagctgaaagctatttggttcattaaatgaagcttaacattgtctttgtgtttgtttttgagttgccacagtatgcaatagactggcatgtcttaaggtcaatattaggtcaaaaatggcaaaaaagaaacagttttctctagaaactcatcagtcaatcattgttttgaggaatgaagcctatacaatgcttgaaactgccaaaaaaaaaaaaaaaaaaaaactgaagatttcatacaaaggtgtacactacagtcttcaaagataaaggacaactggctctaacaaggacagaaagagatgtggaagaccagatgtacaactaaacaagaggataagtacatcagagtctctagtttgagaaatagacgcctcacatgtcctcagctgacagcttcattgaattctacccgctcaacaccagtttcatgtacaacagtaaagagaagactcaggggtgcaggccttatgggatgaattgcaaagaaaaagccacttttgaaacagaaaaacaaaaagaaaaggttagagtgggcaaagaaacacagtcaTTGGactacagataattggaaaagagtgttatggatcttaaccccattgagcttttgtgggatcagctagactgtaaggtgcgtgataagtgcccgacaagacagtcacatctatggcaagtgctacaggaagtgtggggtgaaatgtcacctgagtatctggacaaactgacagctagaataacaaggatctgcaaagctgtcattgctgcacatggaggattttttgatgagaactctttgaagtagtttaagaagttctgagcatttttttcaaattgtagtaaatagtaatttttcatgttattaatgtcctgactgtacattgtgatcagttgaatgccactttggtgaataaaagtaacaatttctttccataagtgcaaaatctgtacattattccaaacttctggccgccagtatgtatatgtatacagtgtatatatatatatatatatatatatatatatatatatatatatatatatatatatatatatatattgttacaaaatgtttagAGTTAAGTTAAGGGGTAGGAGTGGTATTAGTGGTTAAAAAGTCTTCATAATAGTATATTGTAAATTGTAATTTCTATGTCTGTTATGTGTTTTAGATGACTgaaaagtggttatgtttaggggtaatGTTAAGGAAtctaaaatatgtataaaaagaGTAAAAGTTtaactatacaaatatatttatataaattattcataattatttctacAGTTCAAAAGCAGGTACGCAAAATcgtttatgttttagatgctgtcaatacatccaTATCATACATTTCAGcatctatccaaatgtacaaaaatgtgcatttaaatgttacatatgAATTGCTACAAGTAATGATAATATCAGGCTGTGTAGGCAAACTCTGCATTTGAATGCATTTTCATAATATTAGCTTGTCTTTCTCCGACTCTGACCACCAAACCTGTTAAACTTGTTTTCACACACTTACTAGGCTCAAGAAGTTGCCTCTCCATATCAGTGAATTGTCTGGGCAGTCCAGTCACTAAAACACAAGAATAGACAATTGTTTACTCGATCACATACATGGCATGTTACATTAAACGGGTACTGACACTTGGTCTCTTGGATGGATAGCAGGCCCATCAATCAATTCTGAGGAGGTGGTTTAAGACGCACACAAGATACGAGTcggccaagtgtaaatgcatctggttgtTCAGGCTACATGCATAAATCTCCAGCAAGGTACATGCTTTCCACATGCAAAGCAAGAGTCTTACCACTAGAACAGCATGGTTGGACGGGATCTGAATCATTTTCCAGCATTTCGATTGTGTCTTTAATCAGTTTTATTCCTGATTTTATAACACTTTGTATTGCTGACACATCAGTTTCCTTGTGTTTCTTACGGTGGGCTTTTATCAGGGATTCTGCTGCTCTTTTTATTTCCACGTCTGTCTTGCTTTGGGTGTAGCCACTTGGCATTAcataaaaaagagaaaatgaaaggAGAACCAATGTCACATACATTTGACAACATCTGGTTCATAGAGTTCCAAATAACAGTGGAAATCAGATATAAAAGCATCGACTGATACCTTTCTATGTTATAAAGACGAGACAGCTTCACCGCTTGTTCTACATAGTCACTCAAAAGACGTGCCAGTTTTTTAGTGTCCCTGTAATCTTCAAATACATGTAAACAGAATGAAACAAGATTTTCT from Myxocyprinus asiaticus isolate MX2 ecotype Aquarium Trade chromosome 1, UBuf_Myxa_2, whole genome shotgun sequence carries:
- the LOC127443040 gene encoding uncharacterized protein LOC127443040, coding for MDVDYRDTKKLARLLSDYVEQAVKLSRLYNIESGYTQSKTDVEIKRAAESLIKAHRKKHKETDVSAIQSVIKSGIKLIKDTIEMLENDSDPVQPCCSSVTGLPRQFTDMERQLLEPKWTQHNKYMNALFEHSKDAGKFLDDLLGKITSAICSQVSHHDCKTCAVFMEMGEWMIFEPLVIVKDADRTFRAYLKSGRYECSRTGLRIECSSDKWSNLHHVAP